The following are from one region of the Salvia splendens isolate huo1 chromosome 2, SspV2, whole genome shotgun sequence genome:
- the LOC121792758 gene encoding phosphatidylinositol/phosphatidylcholine transfer protein SFH12-like isoform X1 — MEKPEMLPETLARSQNLTTAAAKTEGFCKMEKPEMLPETLDWSQNLTTAAAAVKEEFDYKKLCEVKRYYPHGYHGIDRRGRPVYIERLGKLDVEGLMKVTTLERYVLYQTQQYEKTIKVRFPACSAAANKHINRSIAILDVQAVSFKSFTSPVQKVLLQLRKIFNDNYPETLSEMVIVNASPGFKLLWNVVKCFLDPHTVSKIQVIGSKYQSKLLELVDKSELPDFLGGSCCCRNEGGCLNSDRGPWKHTSVAYTGE; from the exons ATGGAGAAGCCAGAAATGCTGCCTGAGACGCTTGCTCGGAGTCAAAATctcaccaccgccgccgccaag ACTGAAGGATTCTGCAAAATGGAGAAGCCAGAAATGCTTCCTGAGACGCTTGATTGGAGTCAAAATCTaaccaccgccgccgctgctgtaAAG GAGGAGTTCGATTATAAGAAGCTGTGCGAAGTGAAGCGATATTACCCTCACGGTTACCACGGCATAGACAGGCGGGGACGGCCTGTCTACATTGAGAGATTGGGGAAGCTCGATGTGGAAGGGCTCATGAAGGTCACCACACTCGAACGTTATGTCCTGTACCAAACGCAGCAGTATGAGAAGACAATCAAAGTCAGATTCCCTGCCTGCTCCGCCGCTGCAAACAAACACATCAACAGGAGCATCGCCATCCTCGATGTTCAAGCTGTG AGTTTCAAGAGTTTCACTAGTCCAGTGCAGAAGGTTCTTCTGCAGCTGCGCAAGATCTTCAACGACAACTATCCTGAG ACCCTCTCTGAAATGGTGATTGTGAATGCCAGCCCCGGCTTTAAGTTGCTTTGGAACGTCGTCAAGTGCTTCCTTGACCCTCATACAGTGTCCAAGATTCAG GTTATTGGCAGCAAGTACCAGAGCAAATTGCTTGAACTGGTTGATAAAAG CGAGCTGCCCGATTTTCTTGGGGGGAGCTGTTGCTGTAGGAATGAAGGAGGGTGTCTCAACTCAGACAGAGGTCCATGGAAACACACATCTGTGGCTTACACTGGAGAGTGA
- the LOC121792758 gene encoding phosphatidylinositol/phosphatidylcholine transfer protein SFH12-like isoform X2, producing the protein MEKPEMLPETLDWSQNLTTAAAAVKEEFDYKKLCEVKRYYPHGYHGIDRRGRPVYIERLGKLDVEGLMKVTTLERYVLYQTQQYEKTIKVRFPACSAAANKHINRSIAILDVQAVSFKSFTSPVQKVLLQLRKIFNDNYPETLSEMVIVNASPGFKLLWNVVKCFLDPHTVSKIQVIGSKYQSKLLELVDKSELPDFLGGSCCCRNEGGCLNSDRGPWKHTSVAYTGE; encoded by the exons ATGGAGAAGCCAGAAATGCTTCCTGAGACGCTTGATTGGAGTCAAAATCTaaccaccgccgccgctgctgtaAAG GAGGAGTTCGATTATAAGAAGCTGTGCGAAGTGAAGCGATATTACCCTCACGGTTACCACGGCATAGACAGGCGGGGACGGCCTGTCTACATTGAGAGATTGGGGAAGCTCGATGTGGAAGGGCTCATGAAGGTCACCACACTCGAACGTTATGTCCTGTACCAAACGCAGCAGTATGAGAAGACAATCAAAGTCAGATTCCCTGCCTGCTCCGCCGCTGCAAACAAACACATCAACAGGAGCATCGCCATCCTCGATGTTCAAGCTGTG AGTTTCAAGAGTTTCACTAGTCCAGTGCAGAAGGTTCTTCTGCAGCTGCGCAAGATCTTCAACGACAACTATCCTGAG ACCCTCTCTGAAATGGTGATTGTGAATGCCAGCCCCGGCTTTAAGTTGCTTTGGAACGTCGTCAAGTGCTTCCTTGACCCTCATACAGTGTCCAAGATTCAG GTTATTGGCAGCAAGTACCAGAGCAAATTGCTTGAACTGGTTGATAAAAG CGAGCTGCCCGATTTTCTTGGGGGGAGCTGTTGCTGTAGGAATGAAGGAGGGTGTCTCAACTCAGACAGAGGTCCATGGAAACACACATCTGTGGCTTACACTGGAGAGTGA
- the LOC121792757 gene encoding bifunctional nuclease 2-like, translating into MASIHGPVVCPVVRAKQTGVYSVPVDSPLLKAKLIRSGFWGLKGLNSGVANVSYQQNLRSCRPIRCSFSSSSDGNGSMAENFSESNADYVNSSVVEAVEVRSGADGFVIKMRDGGYLKCAHNNPQGGHLPDYAPHPAIVLKMEDGTGLLLPIIVLEMPSVLLMAAVRNVQIARPTMYQVVKDMVDKMGYTVKLVRVTKRVQEAYFAELHLAKLDNEADTVCFDLRPSDAINIAVRCKVPIQVNKLLACSDGMKVIESEKVLAQSSSSEGPFFTQLDRPTGQPCIQTKEFNFVRNMLIAAVEERYRDAALWRDKLTQLRAKRNWA; encoded by the exons ATGGCTTCGATACACGGCCCTGTAGTTTGTCCCGTGGTTCGTGCAAAGCAAACCGGGGTATACTCTGTACCCGTTGATTCGCCTCTGCTAAAAGCTAAGTTGATTAGAAGTGGATTCTGGGGGCTGAAGGGACTCAACAGCGGCGTGGCTAATGTCAGTTACCAACAGAATTTGAGGAGTTGCAGACCAATCCGCTGTAGTTTCAGTTCTTCATCAGATGGTAATGGTAGCATGGCAGAAAACTTCAGTGAGAGTAATGCAGATTATGTGAATTCAAGTGTCGTTGAAGCCG TTGAGGTGAGAAGTGGCGCAGACGGTTTCGTGATCAAGATGAGGGACGGAGGGTATTTGAAATGTGCTCACAATAACCCTCAAGGAGGCCATCTGCCCGACTATGCTCCACATCCTGCAATCGTCTTGAAGATGGAAGACGGAACTGGTCTTCTTCTCCCGATTATTGTTT TGGAGATGCCCAGTGTGCTCCTCATGGCCGCTGTGCGCAATGTACAAATT GCTAGGCCAACTATGTATCAAGTGGTGAAAGATATGGTTGACAAGATGGGATATACA GTGAAGCTTGTACGTGTCACCAAGAGGGTGCAGGAGGCGTACTTTGCCGAGTTACATCTTGCAAAG CTGGATAATGAAGCTGATACCGTATGCTTTGATCTTCGTCCCTCGGATGCCATTAACATAGCGGTGAGATGCAAG GTGCCAATCCAAGTCAACAAGTTGCTGGCATGTAGTGATGGTATGAAGGTTATTGAATCTGAAAAGGTGTTGGCTCAAAGTTCATCATCAGAGGGTCCGTTTTTCACTCAACTGGATAG ACCCACAGGGCAACCGTGCATTCAGACCAAAGAATTCAATTTCGTGCGCAACATGCTGATTGCCGCGGTTGAAGAACGCTACAGGGATGCAG CGTTGTGGAGAGACAAGCTGACTCAGCTTCGGGCCAAGAGAAACTGGGCATGA